In Manduca sexta isolate Smith_Timp_Sample1 chromosome 23, JHU_Msex_v1.0, whole genome shotgun sequence, one DNA window encodes the following:
- the LOC115443723 gene encoding TATA box-binding protein-like 1, producing MATLIQENGIKELSKGTHGVVSNHGISSHTVPSHMVPDHEYCEASAAPEPAAACSDGAAVPAPQAADDDEETPEIDIMINNVVCSFSVKCHLNLRQIALNGVNVEFRRENGMVTMKLRRPYTTASIWSSGRVTCTGATSEEQAKVAARRYARALQKLGFQVRFQNFRVVNVLGTCRMPFGIRIISFSKKYKEADYEPELHPGVTYKLYNPKATLKIFSTGGVTITARSVSDVQSAVERIFPLVFEFRKPRSAADEEALRQKRAARGGGGGGGGGAARAPCAPAAPAADVDMERHDSMHLVTLSYEEEADADEWE from the exons ATGGCTACGCTCATCCAGGAGAATGGTATCAAAGAGCTAAGCAAGGGCACCCACGGGGTCGTTTCAAACCATGGCATATCATCGCATACAGTTCCGAGCCACATGGTGCCCGACCATGAGTACTGCGAGGCGAGCGCGGCGCCCGAGCCGGCGGCCGCATGTAGCGACGGCGCCGCTGTTCCCGCGCCCCAAGCCGCCGACGACGACGAGGAGACGCCCGAGATTGACATAATGATAAACAATGTCGTGTGCAGTTTTAGTGTTAAGTGCCACCTGAACTTGAGACAAATCGCTTTGAATGGTGTTAATGTTGAATTCCGCCGCGAGAACGGCATGGTCACAATGAAGCTGCGCCGCCCGTACACGACGGCCTCGATCTGGTCGTCGGGCCGCGTCACATGCACGGGCGCCACTAGCGAGGAGCAGGCTAAGGTGGCCGCACGACGGTATGCTCGCGCCCTACAAAAGCTTGGTTTCCAAGTGCGCTTCCAGAATTTCCGGGTAGTCAATGTATTAGGAACATGTCGAATGCCATTCGGCATACGGATCATATCCTTCTCCAAGAAATATAAGGAAGCAGA CTATGAACCTGAGCTCCACCCAGGTGTTACATATAAGCTGTATAACCCTAAAGCTACATTAAAGATATTCTCCACCGGTGGTGTGACAATCACAG CCCGCAGCGTGAGCGATGTGCAGTCGGCGGTGGAGCGCATCTTCCCGCTGGTGTTCGAGTTCCGCAAGCCGCGCTCGGCGGCGGACGAGGAGGCGCTGCGACAGAAGCGCGCGGcgcgtggcggcggcggcggcggcgggggcggcgccGCGCGTGCGCCCTGCGCGCcggccgcgcccgccgccgacGTGGACATGGAGCGCCACGACTCCATGCACCTGGTGACGTTGTCGTACGAGGAGGAGGCGGACGCCGACGAGTGGGAATGA
- the LOC115443713 gene encoding cytosolic carboxypeptidase 6 encodes MSDSEESDGEGGLGNLNRLIVRPPGHSGKAKRGHLCFDAAFECGNLGRADHITELEYDLFIRPDTCRPRSRFWFNFTVENVKQDQRVIFNLVNLGKEMTLFSGEMTPLVRSTSRPKWLRIPRRLIFSHRSLVHRGRKILSIAFAFDKEEDVYQFAAAAPYSYSRLQKYLNVWEKRAQSFAKRESIAQTTQKRRIDLITIGDFNFKEKQNHVIDEHVPKGKGGDVKKRVVLIIARAHGGEPPASFICQGFLDYILSSSEKALALRTGIVVQVIPMLNPDGVFLGNHRSDLLGSDLNRCWNRATSFAHPALVAVNDLVNKLTAEKDVQLDFIIDIHADISHEGVFVHGNSYDNVFRFERHAVLPKFLAARIEAWHSDVCFFNADSGLAGSARRALGTGNIDAYSLLASLGGRRLNPRGPFLHYTEDAYVKMGRSVVKALCDYYRHIGIIPPRVGVTTKKKESRGRRRRRRPAIERDRSPSSSPERRVLPARVLSPPLPVASPPALRALPPRTSRHITQRTRPRTVLDSDHMLPFITGIAVRTPRLSVVDMSAYIRTAPCAAGPRRDKSQARLAKPPRPSHARYTSDEYDTHDTDS; translated from the exons ACAGCGAAGAAAGTGACGGAGAAGGTGGTCTTGGAAATTTGAACCGGTTGATAGTCCGACCTCCCGGCCACAGCGGCAAAGCGAAACGCGGTCACTTATGCTTCGATGCGGCCTTCGAGTGTGGCAATTTGGGCCGAGCCGACCACATCACGGAGTTGGAATACGACCTGTTCATCCGACCGGACACCTGCAGGCCAAGGTCGAGGTTCTGGTTCAATTTCACAGTCGAGAATGTCAAACAAGACCAG agagtaatatttaatttagttaatttgGGAAAGGAAATGACGTTGTTTAGTGGAGAAATGACGCCTCTCGTGCGTTCCACGTCACGTCCGAAATG GCTAAGAATTCCAAGGCGCTTGATATTTTCTCATCGCTCGCTAGTTCACCGGGGAAGGAAGATACTGAGCATAGCGTTTGCTTTCGACAAAGAGGAGGATGTATACCAGTTTGCTGCAGCAGCTCCGTATTCGTATTCTCGTCTTCAAAAATACTTGAATGTTTGGGAGAAAAGGGCTCAGTCTTTTGCTAAGCGAGAGTCTATTGCGCAAACTACG CAAAAACGAAGAATAGACCTCATCACAATAGGCgattttaatttcaaagaaaagcAGAATCACGTTATAGATGAACACGTGCCAAAAGGCAAAGGGGGCGATGTCAAAAAAAGAGTGGTTCTAATTATTGCGAGGGCTCACGGGGGGGAGCCACCGGCGTCGTTCATATGTCAAG GGTTCTTGGATTACATATTGAGTTCTTCGGAAAAGGCATTAGCTTTGCGAACCGGCATTGTTGTACag GTAATACCGATGCTGAATCCAGACGGTGTGTTCCTCGGCAATCATCGGTCTGATCTGCTCGGCTCCGACCTCAATCGATGTTGGAATCGGGCCACTTCGTTCGCGCATCCAGCTCTCGTCGCTGTCAACGACCTCGTCAATAAACTAACCGCAGAAAAG GATGTCCAGCTTGACTTTATTATCGATATACACGCCGACATAAGCCACGAGGGAGTGTTTGTTCACGGAAATTCCTATGATAACGTGTTCCG ATTTGAACGGCACGCAGTACTACCAAAGTTCCTAGCGGCGCGTATAGAGGCGTGGCACAGTGATGTCTGCTTTTTCAACGCGGACTCAGGGTTGGCAGGCAGCGCCCGCCGGGCTCTTGGCACCGGCAACATCGACGCATACTCGCTATTAGCATCACTTGGAGGAAGGAGGCTCAACCCCAGGGGCCCTTTCTTGCATTACACAGAAGATGCTT ATGTGAAAATGGGACGATCTGTAGTAAAAGCTCTTTGCGATTATTATCGCCACATAGGAATAATTCCTCCAAGAGTTGGTGTCACTACAAAGAAAAAGGAATCCCGTGGAAGGCGTCGTCGGAGACGACCTGCTATAGAGCGCGATCG ATCGCCCAGTTCGTCCCCGGAAAGGCGTGTGTTGCCAGCCCGTGTGCTGTCACCGCCGCTGCCGGTCGCTTCGCCCCCCGCTCTTCGGGCGTTACCGCCCAGAACTTCGCGACACATTACACAGCGGACTCGTCCAAGAACCGTCCTTGATAGTGATCACATGCTGCCTTTTATTACAG GTATTGCTGTGAGGACCCCTCGGCTTTCCGTGGTAGACATGAGTGCTTACATCCGGACGGCCCCGTGTGCGGCCGGTCCTCGGCGCGACAAGTCGCAAGCGAGGCTCGCGAAGCCTCCGCGGCCTTCTCATGCTAGATACACCAGCGACGAGTACGATACACATGACACCGACTCTTAA